A part of Carassius carassius chromosome 4, fCarCar2.1, whole genome shotgun sequence genomic DNA contains:
- the LOC132131579 gene encoding RING finger and CHY zinc finger domain-containing protein 1-like isoform X1: MAATPDGCVHYVRSCLLKAPCCGKFYVCRLCHDGEENHQMDRFKVREVRCAACNTIQEARQTCKECKVKFGEYYCDVCHLFDKDKKQYHCQLCGICRIGPKEKYFHCAKCNLCLATDLKDNHKCVENVSRQNCPVCMEDIHSSRIGAHVLPCGHLLHKTCFENMCITGSYRCPLCMHSVFNMKEFWEERDKEISQSPMPTEYRDTTVRIICNDCQAHCTVSFHVLGLKCSSCGSYNTAQDGGLIGAPAVNT; this comes from the exons ATGGCCGCCACGCCAGACGGATGTGTGCATTACGTTCGGAGCTGTTTGTTAAAA gcgCCCTGCTGTGGGAAGTTTTATGTTTGCAGACTCTGTCATGATGGTGAAGAGAACCATCAGATGGACCGCTTTAAGGTCCGAGAGGTCAGATGTGCTGCATGCAATACTATTCAAGAG GCTCGGCAAACATGTAAAGAATGTAAGGTGAAGTTCGGGGAGTATTACTGTGACGTTTGCCATCTGTTTGATAAAGACAAGAAGCAGTACCACTGCCAGCTATGCGGGATATGCAG AATTGGCCCGAAAGAGAAATACTTCCATTGTGCGAAGTGCAATTTATGTTTAGCCACTGATCTTAAAGATAATCACAAG TGTGTTGAGAATGTGTCTAGGCAGAACTGTCCTGTATGTATGGAGGACATCCACTCGTCCAGAATAGGGGCTCATGTGCTCCCCTGCGGTCATCTGCTACACAA AACATGCTTTGAGAACATGTGCATAACTGG TTCTTACCGCTGTCCTCTGTGCATGCATTCGGTCTTCAACATGAAGGAGTTCTGGGAAGAGAGAGATAAGGAAATTTCCCAGTCTCCCATGCCCACAGAGTACCGGGACACTACCGTCAGG ATCATATGCAATGACTGCCAGGCTCACTGCACTGTCTCCTTCCACGTGTTGGGGCTGAAATGCAGCTCCTGTGGCTCTTACAACACTGCGCAGGACGGCGGGCTGATCGGGGCCCCTGCTGTAAACACATGA
- the LOC132131579 gene encoding RING finger and CHY zinc finger domain-containing protein 1-like isoform X2, producing the protein MGINISEDLLTGFNAPCCGKFYVCRLCHDGEENHQMDRFKVREVRCAACNTIQEARQTCKECKVKFGEYYCDVCHLFDKDKKQYHCQLCGICRIGPKEKYFHCAKCNLCLATDLKDNHKCVENVSRQNCPVCMEDIHSSRIGAHVLPCGHLLHKTCFENMCITGSYRCPLCMHSVFNMKEFWEERDKEISQSPMPTEYRDTTVRIICNDCQAHCTVSFHVLGLKCSSCGSYNTAQDGGLIGAPAVNT; encoded by the exons ATGGGAATAAACATCTCTGAAGACCTATTGACGGGTTTTAAT gcgCCCTGCTGTGGGAAGTTTTATGTTTGCAGACTCTGTCATGATGGTGAAGAGAACCATCAGATGGACCGCTTTAAGGTCCGAGAGGTCAGATGTGCTGCATGCAATACTATTCAAGAG GCTCGGCAAACATGTAAAGAATGTAAGGTGAAGTTCGGGGAGTATTACTGTGACGTTTGCCATCTGTTTGATAAAGACAAGAAGCAGTACCACTGCCAGCTATGCGGGATATGCAG AATTGGCCCGAAAGAGAAATACTTCCATTGTGCGAAGTGCAATTTATGTTTAGCCACTGATCTTAAAGATAATCACAAG TGTGTTGAGAATGTGTCTAGGCAGAACTGTCCTGTATGTATGGAGGACATCCACTCGTCCAGAATAGGGGCTCATGTGCTCCCCTGCGGTCATCTGCTACACAA AACATGCTTTGAGAACATGTGCATAACTGG TTCTTACCGCTGTCCTCTGTGCATGCATTCGGTCTTCAACATGAAGGAGTTCTGGGAAGAGAGAGATAAGGAAATTTCCCAGTCTCCCATGCCCACAGAGTACCGGGACACTACCGTCAGG ATCATATGCAATGACTGCCAGGCTCACTGCACTGTCTCCTTCCACGTGTTGGGGCTGAAATGCAGCTCCTGTGGCTCTTACAACACTGCGCAGGACGGCGGGCTGATCGGGGCCCCTGCTGTAAACACATGA